From the genome of Periplaneta americana isolate PAMFEO1 chromosome 15, P.americana_PAMFEO1_priV1, whole genome shotgun sequence, one region includes:
- the LOC138715758 gene encoding acyl-CoA-binding protein homolog, producing the protein MSLEAKFNEPAESVKNLTKRPSDNELLEMYAMDKYIIGCETAVNTIWQETWDAGLKGKAKWEEWNSKKGLTKEAAMEAYVALAEKLKSACA; encoded by the exons ATGTCTTTGGAAGCGAAGTTCAACGAACCCGCCGAGAGCGTGAAGAATCTCACGAAGCGACCCTCCGACAATGAACTGCTGGAGATGtacgccatggataaatatataataggatgcgaaactgcggtcaacaccatctggca AGAAACTTGGGATGCTGGACTGAAGGGTAAAGCCAAGTGGGAGGAGTGGAACAGCAAGAAGGGGTTGACCAAGGAAGCGGCGATGGAAGCTTACGTGGCGCTGGCGGAGAAGCTCAAGAGTGCGTGCGCATAA